The region TTACATGTTGTAAAGATGCTGCAGAAAAATTTGGTGGAGAAGTTGAATTTGAAGTTAAAAATTCTTATGGTGCCTTTAAAGTAGATGCAGAACATGATATAGTTAAAAAAGTTAAAAAAGCCTGTGAAAACTTGGGGCTAAAGCCTTATACTACTAAATCTGGTGGTGGTAGCGATACAAATATATTAAATGCCAATGGAATTACAGCAGTAAATTTAGGTATTGGTGAAAAAAATCCTCATACTGTAGAAGAACATCTTCATATAAAAGATTTAGAAAACTCAGCAAAACTAGCACTAGAAATAATTAAGACTTATGCTTAAACTAAATACTAGTAATGAACACTCTAATATTTAATGATTAATATAGAATAATAGATTTAGTAAAGTTTAAATCTATTATTCTATATCCTATATAAAAAACTAAAAATATTCTTTAAAAACTTTCTTATTTTTTATATCGTAAACTTCTTAAGTAGTAACTTACAATGTTTTTAGAATATATGGTCATAGGTTGAAAATTAATGAAATTATGTTAAATTTATTTTCCCATTGACATAGTAACTAAATTTGTATATAATATAAAACTGTAACCTAGGTATATACTACAATGAAAAATTATTTGGAGAGATGACCGAGTTGGTTGAAGGTGCTCGCCTGGAAAGCGGGTAGACGAACACTCGTCTCGTGGGTTCGAATCCCACTCTCTCCGCCATAAGAAACTTTGCCGTGCTAGATGGGGAGGTAGCGGTGCCCTGTAACCTGCAAACCGCTATAGCAGGATTGAATTCCTAGCCTCGGCTTTTTTATTTTAAGGTCTGCCCTAAATAAGTGGTGTTGACAATTGGGTCCTGCGCAACGGAAATTCATGAACCCCGCCAGATCCGGGAGGAAGCAGCGGTAAATGAACCCTTTCGTGTGCCGTGGGAGTGCCTGGTTCGAGCTAACTGTTTAGGTAACGCTTAGGGTAAAAAGTCCAAGTTAGGTGCATGGCTACATAACAATAAAACTATGGGAATTCCCATAGTTTTTATTATTATCTTTCTTAAAAGTTCTTGGATAGAAGAGATAAATATAGGGTATATTCATTAGTAAAGTGGGGTAATAAAGAATTAGATTACTTAATAAAGAATTTTGCCAATCTTAAAAAGATCCAGTTGGAGTTTTAAAAGGATTAAATGACATCAAAGGTTTATTAGTAAATATCTTAACATAGAATAAGATAGGAGGGAAAAATCATGGATGTTAATTTAAAAAATCTTATATTAGCCGGAATAGGTAGTCTAACTTATACTTATGAAAAATCATCGGAAATGATAGAAACTTTAGTGCAAAAAGGTGAGATTACTGTTAATCAAGGTAAAGAATTAAATGAAGAATTAAAAAAAGTATTAGACAAAAGTGAACAAGAAAAAGCAAATCTAAACCCTCAAACTCTAGATAATATTACAATGGATATCAAGGATATTAAAGCTAGGCTAGATGTATTAGAAAAGAATTAGAATAAATAACTAATATAGGAGGGTAGAAAATACCTTGATTTAAATCAAGGTATTTTTTTAGCTATGGAGACTAATTATATGAAAAAAAGATTAAAAGAAATAATTGCCGTATCTGTAAAGTATGGCTTGAAAAATGGAATAGGGGACCCTAAGAGTTTCAGGTTAGCCTTGGAAGATCTAGGACCTACTTTTATAAAGTTGGGACAAATTCTTTCTACCAGACCAGATATAATTTCTACACCATATATTTTAGAACTAGAAAATCTTCAGGACAATGTTACACCAGAAGATTTTAATGTAATGAAAAAAATCATTGAAGAAGAGCTAGAGGTCGAACTAGAAGAAATATTTCTTGACTTTAAGAAAGAGCCTATAGCTTCAGCATCCTTAGCTGAAGTTTATTTTACAAAATTAATAACAGGTGAACAAGTAGTAATAAAAGTTCAACGGCCTTTTGTAAAAGAAAGAATGATAGCAGATATTAATATCCTAAAACGACTTGCCCCCTTTATAAAGTTCACCACTCCTGGAGACTTTATTGATGTAGAAGAAGCAATAGATGAACTACATATGGCTGTAGAAAGAGAATTGGATTTTTTAAATGAAATGGAAAATATAATTCTTTTTAATGAAAATAATAGAAATGTAAAATCTGTTACTTCACCAAAAGTTTACAAAGATTATTGTACTGAAAAAATAATAGTAATGGATTATATTAAAGGAACAAAAATAGATCAGATAGAAAAACTGAAGCTTGAAGGATACGATCTTAAGGATATGGCTAAAAAACTAATTTATAGCTATATAAAACAAATACTTGAAGATGGTTTTTTCCATGCTGACCCCCATCCAGGAAACCTTATAATTCAAAACAACAAAATTAGTTTTTTAGACTTTGGGCTAATGGGTACTTTAGAGCCCAACCTAAAAGATAATTTCAACGCATTTATGGAAGCTATAGCCTTAAAAGACTATAATAAAATGACTAAGACAATTTTAAAGATAGGCATAAAAAAAGGCCCTATAGATATAGACGCACTTCATTCTGATATAGAAATTATGTATGATGAATATGTAGAACAATCTATTTACAATTTTGATTTGCCAGAAATGATAGAAGAAGTTTTTCAAATATGCAAAAATAATAATATACATATGCCAAAGGATGTAACACTTTTGTTCAAAGGATTAATGACTATACAAGGGGTTGTAATAAAACTTGATAAAGAAATAAGTATAATGGATGTAGCCCTACCTTATGTTCAAAATCATTTAATAGAACAAAAGTTTTCAGATATAAGTTTAATAGAGGGAATTAAATATATTCACACTATTGTTAAAGCTAATTTAGATATTCCCACAAAACTATTAGACCTTATAGATCAAACTATAGATGGACGATTTAAACTAAATCTACAGGTAAAAAATATGGAAAAAAGCATTAATGAATTAAATAAAATGGTTAATAGGCTAATCTTTGCTATAATAGTAGCAGCATTAGTAGTCAGCTCTTCTCTTGCTATGAATGTAGATACAGGAATTAAAATTTATGGAATATCCATTATAGGATTAGTTGGATATTTAGGCGCTGCTATTGCAGGCTTTTGGTTATTAATATCTATATTGAAATCCGGAAAGTTATAAGACCATCTTCCATTGAAAACATAATTCATTGATTTTTTGCAAAATAAATATATAATCATAGTAAAGGTCAAAGAAGGTCAAGGCTGACAATCCTCTAAAGGAAGGTGAAAATATGAAATTTAAAGATTATTATGAGGTTCTAGGAGTAGATAAAAATGCCTCTAAAAAAGATATAAAAAATGCATATAGAAAACTAGCTAAAAAATACCACCCAGATTTAAACCCTAATGATTCACAAGCTCAAGAAAAATTAAAAGATATAAATGAGGCTTATGAAGTTCTCGGTGATGAAGAAAAAAGACGTCGTTATGACACCTTTGGTCAAGGAACAAACTTTACTAATGGCCAACATTTTGATCCTTCTGATTTTGGTTTCGACAATTTTAGAAAAGGTTTCACCTATACCTATAATAATGAAGAAGGTTTTGGTGATTTTAGCGACTTTTTTAATATGTTCTTCGGTAATAGTAATTTTGGATCTGACAATATTTTTGGTAATAAAAAAAATTTTACCCATGAAAAACCAAAACAAAACTATGAAAGTAAAATATTTGTCACATTAAAAGAAGCTTATAATGGAACTACTAAAAATGTTTCTCTTAATGTAGGACATGAAATTAAAACTATATCTGTTAAGATCCCAAAAGGAATACTTCCAGGTAAAAAGATTAAAATAAATGGCAATAAAGTAGGTTTAAGTGGAAACATATATTTAGAAGTAAAAATTAATCAATATAATAACTTTCAATTAGAAGGTTTAGACTTAACCCTTAAGGTTGATTTACTGCCATGGGAGGCCTATTTTGGAACTAAAGTATTAGTAGATACTCTATCAGGTAAAGTTAAAGTAAATATACCTAAAAAAATACAAGGTGGTAAAAAAATTAGAATCCCTAAAAAAGGATATAGAGATATTAAGGGCAATAAAGGACACTTATACATTAAAATAAATATAGTTAATCCACCTACATTAACTAAAGATGAGGAAAAACTATATAAGAAATTAAGCGATATTTCTACTTATAATTCAAGATAAGGAGGATGAAAAATGAATTTTAATAAATTTACTCAAAAAAGTCAAGAAGTTGTCCAAAATTCTCAAGAATTAGCTATATTACATGAAAATCCTCAACTTGAAGAAATACATCTCCATTTAGCCTTACTTCAACAAGAAAATGGTTTAATCCCTAAACTTATAAATTATTTAGGCGAAAATGTAGAATCTATTAGAAAAGATGTCGAAAAAGAGATCGACAAAATTCCCAAACAAAGTGGAAGTGGTTCCAGTTCATTATATAGTAATAGGATATATACAAAAATACTTTTAAAATCAGAAGAAGAAGCAAAAAAGTTTGGCGATACATTTGTAAGTGTGGAACATTTATATATTGCTTTACTTAAAGAGAAAGGCATTAAATCAGAAAAGATATTTAAAAAATACAATATAACTTTAAAGAGATTTTTAAAGGCTTTAGATAATATAAGGGGTAGTCAAACTATAACTAATGATAATCCAGAAGCTATCTATAATCCATTAAAAAAATTTGGTAAAAATCTAGTAGAAGATACTAGGAAAGGAAAAATTGATCCAGTTATAGGGAGAGATGAAGAAATTAGAAATGTTATAAGAATACTTTCTAGAAGAACAAAAAATAATCCTGTTCTCATTGGTGAACCGGGAGTAGGAAAAACTGCTATAGCAGAAGGATTAGCTCAACGAATAATAAATGGTGATGTTCCGGAGGGATTAAAGGATAAAACTATTTTTTCTCTAGACATGAGTGCATTAATTGCAGGTGCTAAATATAGAGGAGAATTTGAAGAAAGACTTAAAGCCGTTCTTAAAGAAATTGAAAAATCTGATGGACAAATTATTATGTTCATAGATGAAATCCATAATATAGTTGGGGCAGGAAAAACAGAAGGTTCTATGGATGCCTCTAATATATTAAAGCCCATGTTAGCAAGAGGTGAATTACATTGCATAGGTGCTACTACATTAGATGAATATAGACAATATATTGAAAAAGATACAGCACTAGAAAGACGATTTCAAAAAGTGTTAGTAACCGAACCTGATGTAGAAAATACTGTTGCTATACTAAGGGGAATAAAGGAAAAATACGAAATTCATCACGGAATTCGTATTTCAGACAGTGCTGTAATAGCTTGTGCTACTTTATCAGATAAATATATTAGCGATAGATTTTTACCAGATAAAGCTATAGAT is a window of Tissierellales bacterium DNA encoding:
- a CDS encoding AarF/UbiB family protein, giving the protein MKKRLKEIIAVSVKYGLKNGIGDPKSFRLALEDLGPTFIKLGQILSTRPDIISTPYILELENLQDNVTPEDFNVMKKIIEEELEVELEEIFLDFKKEPIASASLAEVYFTKLITGEQVVIKVQRPFVKERMIADINILKRLAPFIKFTTPGDFIDVEEAIDELHMAVERELDFLNEMENIILFNENNRNVKSVTSPKVYKDYCTEKIIVMDYIKGTKIDQIEKLKLEGYDLKDMAKKLIYSYIKQILEDGFFHADPHPGNLIIQNNKISFLDFGLMGTLEPNLKDNFNAFMEAIALKDYNKMTKTILKIGIKKGPIDIDALHSDIEIMYDEYVEQSIYNFDLPEMIEEVFQICKNNNIHMPKDVTLLFKGLMTIQGVVIKLDKEISIMDVALPYVQNHLIEQKFSDISLIEGIKYIHTIVKANLDIPTKLLDLIDQTIDGRFKLNLQVKNMEKSINELNKMVNRLIFAIIVAALVVSSSLAMNVDTGIKIYGISIIGLVGYLGAAIAGFWLLISILKSGKL
- a CDS encoding DnaJ C-terminal domain-containing protein; protein product: MKFKDYYEVLGVDKNASKKDIKNAYRKLAKKYHPDLNPNDSQAQEKLKDINEAYEVLGDEEKRRRYDTFGQGTNFTNGQHFDPSDFGFDNFRKGFTYTYNNEEGFGDFSDFFNMFFGNSNFGSDNIFGNKKNFTHEKPKQNYESKIFVTLKEAYNGTTKNVSLNVGHEIKTISVKIPKGILPGKKIKINGNKVGLSGNIYLEVKINQYNNFQLEGLDLTLKVDLLPWEAYFGTKVLVDTLSGKVKVNIPKKIQGGKKIRIPKKGYRDIKGNKGHLYIKINIVNPPTLTKDEEKLYKKLSDISTYNSR